A single window of Zea mays cultivar B73 chromosome 10, Zm-B73-REFERENCE-NAM-5.0, whole genome shotgun sequence DNA harbors:
- the LOC100279078 gene encoding Mediator of RNA polymerase II transcription subunit 30-like: MASEAARRRQEMAEEGQRHLEETIAASFQILVSMNDELCNAGLWSSSSVSATAAAGYQHHHSATLPTPHSVDSDAADAGGAPSPGGSLDEARHRYKSAVAALRASISAVSSCAQDIGSTESEADHAEIERLEEHASALRKEIESKNKQVKLLIDQLRDLIADIAMWQSPCSV; the protein is encoded by the exons ATGGCATCggaggcggcgcggcggcggcaggAGATGGCAGAGGAGGGGCAACGGCACCTGGAGGAGACTATCGCAGCCTCGTTCCAGATCCTCGTATCGATGAACGACGAGCTCTGCAACGCCGGCCTTTGGTCCTCCTCATCCGTCTCGGCCACCGCTGCGGCTGGCTACCAGCACCATCACTCTGCTACTCTTCCGACCCCACACTCTGTAGAttccgacgccgccgacgcaggggGCGCGCCCAGCCCCGGCGGGTCGCTCGACGAGGCGAGGCACCGCTACAAGTCAGCCGTGGCGGCGCTGCGGGCATCTATCTCTGCCGTGTCGTCCTGCGCTCAG GACATTGGATCAACAGAATCTGAAGCTGACCATGCAGAGATTGAGAGATTGGAAGAGCATGCTTCTGCTTTGAGAAAG GAAATTGAAAGCAAAAACAAGCAAGTAAAACTCCTCATTGATCAGCTCCGTGACCTAATAGCTGACATAGCAATGTGGCAGAGCCCTTGCTCAGTGTGA